AAAAAATCCTTGAAAATGATTATCTAATTTGAAGTCCTCGCCAACAAGATAATTTAGTCAAGTACACACAAAACCTGCTCAAACTacacaatacacatttaaatacaaagcAACACCCAATCCATTCTGTGACAAGGAAACACTTGACATTGGCTAGACAATTAGACAATTACTTTGTTGGCCTGAAGAGGGTGAATTTAAAATGATCCTTTCTAACAATGTACAGAATCTGGGGCACTTTCTTATGAAAGGACATGCACATGCAAAACATAGGGGCAGGGATATGCTGTGATTACTATACATACTGAACTATGTACAAAACATGTAGGTATACACACTGGGGCCAAAAATAAAGTGAGATCATTGAGGTGGATATTAATCTTTCCACAGATGGGTGTGTCCAGTTAAAATCCTGGGACATTTTGTGCTTTCCCCCCCATTCATATCCGGTTCAGTTTTGCACAGAAGAATTTATCAGCAGCTGTTCTGTGGCTGACCCTGTCAAACCAGTCTCATTATTGTTGCAGAGTAACAGAGCAATATAATCGAGATAAACTACTGCTGCATCCTAGGGAAAAGACAAATATTATGTTGAGGATCTTGGCcagaatgttatttatttaatgaagagAATGCATGAATACATACATGcccacatacatacacacatattggacacacatacatatactgtacatacatacacacatacatggttgtgcaaaagtcttagacatgttgcatttttgtaCTCTGGTGCATCATGAggatcaacaatttactcaaagcctccactagtattttctaatattataacaaccttgacttgcataaagaaggaaaaacactgagtgaaatagctcacattgctcgattttcaaggtgtagtATCCGAGGCATAAGTATAGAGAAATATCATCTGTagttgacaaacccaggactggaagacccaaaaagctgtcaaaCAAGGATaaacaatacttgaagataatagccttcaaagaataaaaataagacaagagttgaattgacaacagaactggcagaaggcaaagatatcaaaacattctacaaagtacaatggtACCATCTGCTCATAGGATGGATTGGCAGATAATTTATCTTCCAAGACAACAAGGCCCAAATCCTACACTTAAGTCAACTCTAGGATTCTTGAAGTAAACAAGAAAAGTGCTGTACTGGCCTtcgcaatcaccagatctcaatgcaatataaatattttgaattgatctgaaaaaaaaaaaaacagaaatcaaacattgtgtatccaatctgtctgagttGAAGGAATATGCAagacaagatgtaacatactggtgaAGAATTATCACGAACATCTGAATGCCATAATAAAAGTAAAAGGAGGACATAAGAAATAAGAAGTGACCGgtacttttatttattgaaatgttttacaaacagtttacaaaccatgtttgcttttgtgtttgaaGTACCTGAACTGAATAACAGCtccagctattattattattattattattattattattattattattattagtagtagtagtagtagtagtagtagtagtagtagtagtagtagtagtagtatttatttatttcttaacagatgCCCTtttccaaggtgacttacagttgttacaaaatatcaaatGTAGTAAGTAGaaaattttttttagtattgaggtATTACATAAGCTATTAGAAATACCCAGGCTGTGACATCGTCCACCACTGGGATAATGAAGCCTGGCTGAAAGCTACCAGAGGACACGTGGAATTCGGAACAAACaacattactcatggaataattGGGAAACCGTTTGTATTcagtagcaacaaaaactagtgctccATAAAAtcctgaagcaaaaaaaaaaaaccaaacagaaacactttaaatgttttttttttttttttttaaacttttatttaacatatctattttctaatagcaatagaaccctttCTGATAAGGCCTTTATTGTTATGTTAATCACCTTCGGCTTGGGACATTTAACAGCACAAGGTGGGCCACACCAGATGGTAAAGCCATCTTCTTTAGGTTCTATTGCTTAACTAAATTTGGATTTTTCAAAATAACTTCAGAGCTAAATGCAAACAGCAATAAATCCAGCCTCCAAAAATGtagaataaatgtgttattagtGGGATTTGAATAAACCAGCTCATTCAGTAAGAACGTATTGCTTTGGCAGTGTGTCAGTAACAGTGGCCTGCACAGATGGATTTCTTAGAATTCCGTTCCACTCTCTACAAAGAGAGACATTCCCCTGTGGTTTGCTATGCACTGTTTCAATGCACAGCTGTTTTCACCATTGACATTGCTCCATGGTGACATCACAGATCTTATAAACAGGTGTGAAGTTGAAGTCTAGAGGGTCCTGCCCAATAGAAAAAGGGCCAGTTCCAGTAGAATAAAAATACCTTGGGCCAactctagaaaaaacaaaacaaaacaacaacaaaaaaaataaaataaaaacatgtcttaaggactgtttttattaGAGATCATAAACATTATCTGAGGTTAAAAggtggtttaaaaatgtaataatcttcTCCAACCCTCTCTACAACAGTTGAAAAGGTTTTAAGACTGCAAACTTAAATTTATTAaactgatgggtttttttttttaagttatactaTATGAAGCTCGaattgaatgtgaattcaaataaataaatgacatattttatcaacataaaaatacattatgagTAGCATCCTTACCTAACAGTTTAACGTTTTGGCTTCACAACcctagtcctggggaccccatgtgtcttttggttttcatccCAACTGacttctcaattacttaactagacccttaatttaactaataatttgcttaataagacatttttaattgttctcagctcctacagtgttgcagagttcaagctagttataaaatgttatagctttcttgaaatctgcaactgtttaagagctgaaaacaagaaaaaagggtCTAATAACACCTTAAATACAGTAGAGCGTCAATATGTAATCAATAATATTCTTATTCATGCTTGTTCTGGGCGGGGGCGGGGGGTGCATTCGAGATTTATGCAGGTATCCTAGTGTGCCCGCAATGAAACTGGGGACGTACCGCTGAAGGCTACTGTTGAATCATTCATAGTTAATATTTCACACATTAGGCTACCAACAAAACACCTCCCCCACAAGTTTGTCCTCGAGATAGTCATGCGGGGAGACCGAAATAGTAACAATCAACCCTGGTGCTATTGCCTGCTGCCCACGCCTTACTGTTTGAAGTGCACCAAATGATCAATCTGGTTTAATTTTCCACTTAGCCGTGTATAACCCTGTAATGCTAAGCTCCAGATCTCACATCTACCCACGCTTTCAACAGCAGCGACACTGTGAGTGGGATGCAGTATTCTGATTCAAGTATAATAACCTAGTGCTATACATAACCTAAAAATAGAAGATATTTCCTATTATTCCTCAATACATAGAGACGCTTTATTGGAAAATGTGTTCGGGTTTGCCTATTATTCCCGTATACCCTACAGTattcatggcaaaaaaaaaaaaaaaaaaaaaaaaaaaggttttgggaACCTTGTAAATTTTCTAGTAGTCTATTCGTAAACGTGTCCCAGATCATATAGCATAAACATCCAATCGCTTGTTGGCTGTCTGCCGCCActcagtctatttttttttttttaattttattaatgctTTGCTGGAATAAATTAATTGAGTATCTGAGTGTTATACTATTGACTTTAGATACTGGTTTACTCTTTACTACCTTGTTCTCGGGTGCACACGTGATCACGTAGTTGCATTATTGCAAGTAACTTTAgtttacttggaaaaaaaaaacaattactgtataaCTTGAACTGAAGACAATGTTTGTTTCTTGTACGTGTTACATAAACAACCCAAATTCATATAGCCTATTGCAATGCACATTTGTGTCTACATCGTGTAGGAACAGTTAATCAAATACACTGCCCGCAGAAAGTCTTCAGATGTTTAGATGctgtataactttttttaatgctgatgttAACGCTGCTGCATCGATCCACAATCATgtttagttttacaaaaaaaaaaagaaaaagaaaaaaaaagaaaaacagtaaactGAAAACTTGACTCAGTACGCATTGGTGGAAGTGTATGATTGCtgaacagatttttattttattttattttttgcagagtTACAAAGTTAAGATCTTAAACAATTTTAAGTGAATTGCTTTTTTGCCTTTTTcttatataataattatacttACCGGTCTATATTACTATCAATGTTTTACAATGTTACAGCgtgtgatggtgaggatgatgatgatgatgatgatgattattattattattattattattattattattattattattattattattattatttagctctGTATTGGTTCACATGCGTGTTCATTCATTTACATATCAGTGTTAGAACAAGTGCCATGTCTCGTGTTGCAAAAATACCTAAACTCTTCATATTTATTGTACTTGTGCTCATTCTTGGCTTGTAGTGCGTGTGTGTAAATTAGCGTTGCTGTGTCACTGAATTTAACCAAAGGGAAACTTGAGAACAAGGAAGGGTCCCCCACCAAAACAAATCTATGCCCTCCTCCCTCTTCCCTGCAGtggcactgctgctgctgtttgtttgcacTCGGCTGATCCGGAGCGGAAATTCCTTTCCGTTTTTGTGAATGACAAACTCATTAAAAATTCATCAACACAGCCTGTTCCATCCGGCCCCGTGTCCAAGGCAACCAGAGCTCAGTGTGCTCTCATTGGCTGGCCGACATAATGTATACATTGAAACGCTTCGTGTTTGTATCCATTCAAGAACTTGCCGCGGCTAGGAGCGTGTTGAAAAGGGACACAGATCAGTCCGTCAAACCGAGACGTTACATTAATTTACAAACTTCTCGAAAACATTTGCAGAGACTGCAAACTCGCAAGGTTGTACAGATTAAACGAAAACACTCGTTTACAACGTTAACCTCGAAGATATTTGCAACACCgctttcagattttcttttttgctttgatTGCGAAAACATGCAACTGGAAGACTGATCGGCAAGCCGCATATAAGGAACTGCCACATACACTCAATGAGTCATTGATAACTGCACTGGCATGTGTGAGCTGTAGTGTGGGGCACTAGTATATGTAGTCTAAGGCCCTTTTTTTCTCCAgcttattattcttttttttttttaattattattattgtttaatttgattcagaagcgatttttttttttagattcaggCGCACATATCGTTACAATGCTTCAGTAAGTAGTGTGTATATTGGTCACCGGTATACAGTAATTCTTCTCTATCGCCTCCAAAGTAATTTTTACTAATGCTAGATAAACTCAAACCCGTTCATTTCAATTCGGTAATAACGACGATGAGCAAGACAGTGGGTTGGTTAAAGGAGCAGCTGCAGACAGGCAACGACAGCCTTCTGGTAATGGACTGCCGAGCCCAGGAGCTCTACGAGTCCTCGCATGTCGAGGCAGCCATAAACGTGGCCATCCCCAGCCTCATGCTTCGGCGACTCAGGAAGGGCAACCTGCCTATCAAGTCGTTGTTAGCTAACGGGGAGGACAAGGAGAAATTTGTCCGGAGGTGTAGGACAGACACAATCGTGCTTTACGATGAGTACAGCAGCGAGTGGAATGAGAACGTGGACGGGGACTCCGTGCTGGGGCTCCTGCTGAGGAGAATGAAGGATGAAGGCTACAGGGCTTTTTACTTGGAAGGTATGGAACAAGCTATTATGTTATGTAACGCTCCCTGTAGTGCAGAAAGGCATGCAGCATGCATGCACCGCACAGTAGTTGGTGGTTGCAATTATGCGGCTGGGGATTTCAAGGGTAGGCGCCGTGGATTCTGCTTAACGTTATGTTATGGCtgtgtaattgtattattgttatggCCAGTGTGTTACTTTTAGAATTTCGCATTTCCAGTGTTAAgtgtgtgtaattttattttacggAATTAAATCAAATCATGGCACTGTTTTTAGCTAGGTACTTTTTGTTAAATAGTAATAATGATGCGTTTTAAGacgattgcattttttttttttacaatgtagtgTATCTGCATATGACAGATTCATCAACGGGGATGTCGATTTGTATAGGGTTAGTGTTTTAGAATATCTTATGATATGTACTTGGAAATAATTAACATCGATCATTGTATTTATCTTGATTTTCTATTTCTGTTTGCAGGCggatttaatacatttcaagcagaGTTTCCTGCACACTGCGAAACTAATCTGGACAGctcttgcagcagcagcagctctcccACAACACCAGTGCTCGGGTTAGGGGGGCTCAGAATTAGCTCTGACTCTTCCGATATCGAATCAGACGTTGACCGGGACCCCCACAGTGCCACTGACTCTGATGGCAGCCCCTTGTCCAATACCCAGCCTTCTTTCCCTGTTGAGATCCTGCCATTCCTGTACCTGGGATGTGCCAAAGACTCCACCAACCTAGACATTTTGGAAGAATATGGCATTAAGTACATCCTGAATGTGACCCCGAATCTCCCAAACCTGTTTGAGAATGCTGGGGAGTTCAAGTACAAGCAGATCCCCATCTCTGATCACTGGAGCCAGAACCTCTCTCAGTTCTTTCCAGAGGCAATCAGCTTTATTGGTAAGTTTGCTGTTCAAGTGTTTTAAACAGAGAAACTGAAGTTGCCTCTTTCAGAAAAATCTGACGTTTGGGGAAAAtacatcatatacagtatgtacacgGATATCTGCATTATCATTCCACAACCCATAAATATGCAACAGAGGTTTGGCAGGtcatacacttaaaaaaaaaaaagtataaatatttaaagtgcATGTTTTTAAAACGACTACTTTTTAATGtcattctttattttaatgaGACCAACTAACGATATACCCCACAAATATTTAAACTGTACACAATACAGCAGTTTAGCTGCATGTTGCAACACCATTTGTACTCCTTTGGGTTCTCAGCCAAGGTTAATGGAATTATAATACCAAGGGTTGCATTGCAAGGGAAGGGGTTTGTAATGTGAGACCAGCAGGAAAGGAGTTCTTCTGGAAGCCACCGAGAAACTAATCTAGGGCATTGTAATGCATTTCCTTTTACAAAGGAACCCATTTTCAGGGAATGTTGACATCCTGTTGCTCTTAATGGGCCGCCCCCATGACTTCCCCTTACTCTCTAAAACTCCTGAATGGTACCATTGTAAGCTGATCAGCAGTTGGAAGAGTAATTTAATAGACGTTCATAGTCCAGTTTGTTCCTGTTTGAGAAATTCAATACCATATTGCATAATTTCTTCCTCATTCATATGCAGGCATGCTGATTGAGGGCTTTTTTGTCTTCTATGAGCTAGAGGAACTACCATAATTATTTTGAACAGCTTGTGCCCACCATTGGAGCTAGTCTAGTATTAAGCTTGTCAAAAATAAACAATCTGTCAAGCTTCCTCTCCTTATCCCCTCAGCTGCAAAGTGCATCTGTGgaatttaaaaagttacaaagGTAAACATGTTTTTGTGCAATGTACTTTTTGAACACTGAAAGTTCACACCACTGTGCCCTGGTTAACGTTGTGCTTGCTATGCCCAATTGCTAATTGCACAGAGAACTCAAAACTAATTTTGTCTAACATTTTTGTCTTAAGATGAAGCACGCAGCAAGAAGTGTGGTGTTTTAGTCCACTGCTTAGCTGGGATCAGCCGTTCCGTTACAGTGACCGTGGCGTACCTGATGCAGAAGCTAAACCTGTCCATGAATGACGCCTATGATATAGTAAAGATGAAGAAATCTAACATTTCCCCTAACTTCAATTTTATGGGCCAACTGCTGGACTTTGAGAGGACCCTAGGATTGAACAGTCCTTGTGATAACCGAATCACTACCCAGCCCCTCTACTTCTCTACTCCCACCAACCACAACGTTTTCCAGCTCGACCCTCTCCAGTCCACGTGAGCACTCGCAACCCTGACCTGCCGGTGATCgctcttgaaatattttttgtcttGTCAAGAACCTTGACAAGATTGACAGAACTGGTCTGAACTAACAGCTGTCGGATGTGCTTACTGAAGACATGGGAGACTAATCTGTGGAAGCAGCTGTAGCAGAGAGGGAGTGCCATaactcctttctttctttttctgtttctcttgGACTGAGAACATTTAATTATCCTAAAGGTTAGAAGAGAAAAGGTGTGCAGTAGACAGGAAAACCAAGAATTCCAAAGAGATGTGGTTGGTTGAACTGACTTTACGAGCACTTGCGCCTACAGACTGATTTTTAGCATTAGGTGTTCAGCAgcttatatgtgtgtgtatatatgtatctCTATCGTCTTCTGTGAAGACTGGCTATaagtgtgtatgggggggggtgTATCTTGCTGAATTACAGCAGTTTTTGAAATTCCCCTATTTTTTGTGGAGAAGTCTTGTGTTTTAAACAATCTAttatatacattgtaaaaaaaaaaataataatctcctAATAGTGCAGCCTTGCTCTCTTgtatctgaaaaaagaaaaacacaactgtaAATCAGTGGGTACTAATTGTTTTCCATGTATGCATCCCAAGTATAAATATGTCATTGTTTTAATATACCaaaaattaattgtgtatttgaattttGGTTGAGTCTCACCACTCCAGTTTTGCTGCTTAATGTATGGGTTAAATCTGGAGGCTTTCTTTTtgctttcataaaaacaaattcGAACCACTTGCTTTATGTATGCCTTTTAGCTCTTTACATAGACGTGCATATGCTGTTAACCTTctaatgattttattttgatttattttttttataaaaagtgccCCCTTTTAAGCTTAAACACAGATATAGGTGTGTTCCTGTTAATGTGTCACCATGGTGTATTAGAAAGAAGAATTGTACTCCTGTATTTACTAATGTTAGTAAGTTATGGATGATTTGTGGTAATAGTGACCTATGTTAATATGAACATAATGCACTGTAATGCATGGAATATAGCATAGTTGATCCTCTATGATAATTGCTTTTAGGTATGAAGAGTGGAGTTTGTTTCTGTGCAAGAGGCtgatcatttgtttgttttttaatattctggagggaggtgtctttttttttttttcttatatatattattctcACACAGAGATGCATTACCTCTGTATCAGTCATCTTCAGGGAACTTTAATCACACAATGCAATAGTCCATGGTAAAGAAAAGAGACAAATAGACATCTGTTTTTCCTGCACTTGTAGATATGGCCAATGGGAGAAtgacctctcccctctcccccactCTATCCTGTTGTTGGTAGAAAGTTGGAGTCTGGATATATcttaatgtacacatttaaattattaataaacaactATTTTGTCTATTCAGAACTGTACTTTTGGCTGCTGCTTCTTCATTTGGGAGTGTTCTTATGAATTaccaaatgtgtttgtgtttaataaatgccAAGAGGTCCACagtcaaacacactgccattTTTTTAATAGGCACATAAACACattctattttatatttacaaaataaataactagcaGTTTTAAATTTGGTATTTTGACCAGCAAaagcatttcagtttaaaaaaagaaaaaaaaaaccttaaagtaGACAAATGGAAATTATTCTGgaaaaacagaattgttttaATGCCAGAGAATTCTGCCAGTGTTGCTGCCAAATTTTAAATAGGTTTTAGAGCACATAGTCTTGCTCTCATTTCCACTAAAGGTGTGATTCTGTATATAAAGGAGTTCTCACTGGATAAACAGGGTCTTATATGCACATAacttaaacacattaaaaaaaaaatagtgttgtgATGATGTTCCTAAGGCTTTGAGTATCTCGCATGTATTTAAAATTAGAGTTTACAAAGGTAATTCATGGCAAGATTCAGATCATGCTGGTCGCATAAAACAAACCTGTTCAGAATACCACTTGAAGTACCTGTTTGTGTAGGTGTTGTCCAGGTTTAATGCTAGCAATAGGCTTTCAGACTTCCTGCTGTTTCTCAAACCTGTTTGGAAACACCCTGCATGTGTTATTTTCTAAACACCTATGCAGGAAACAAACTGTGCTTGATAACAAGCTTCCACCTCACTGTAATGGAGTAGCTAAGAAAGAAATATGTATGGCCCCATTTTCACCTATTCCAGCTAATAATTACCACACCCCAAGAATTCCTTGGCTTTTTAGAAGTGGTGGACAGCAGTTTGTGC
This window of the Polyodon spathula isolate WHYD16114869_AA chromosome 7, ASM1765450v1, whole genome shotgun sequence genome carries:
- the LOC121318490 gene encoding dual specificity protein phosphatase 6-like — its product is MLDKLKPVHFNSVITTMSKTVGWLKEQLQTGNDSLLVMDCRAQELYESSHVEAAINVAIPSLMLRRLRKGNLPIKSLLANGEDKEKFVRRCRTDTIVLYDEYSSEWNENVDGDSVLGLLLRRMKDEGYRAFYLEGGFNTFQAEFPAHCETNLDSSCSSSSSPTTPVLGLGGLRISSDSSDIESDVDRDPHSATDSDGSPLSNTQPSFPVEILPFLYLGCAKDSTNLDILEEYGIKYILNVTPNLPNLFENAGEFKYKQIPISDHWSQNLSQFFPEAISFIDEARSKKCGVLVHCLAGISRSVTVTVAYLMQKLNLSMNDAYDIVKMKKSNISPNFNFMGQLLDFERTLGLNSPCDNRITTQPLYFSTPTNHNVFQLDPLQST